CGAAGGGCAATTATGTCCTGCTCGACGAGGAAGAGATCGAAGCGGTCAAGCTCGAAAGCAAGCGCACATTGGAACTGGTCCAGTTCGTCGACACCGACGCGATCGACGTCCTCTATTACACCAAGCCCTATTATGTCGTGCCCGCCGACGAGCTGGCCGAGGAAGCCTATATCGTCCTGCGCGAGGCGCTGAAGCGCACGAAGAAGGTCGGGCTCGGCCAATTGTCGCTGCGCGGGCAGGAACAGCTCGTGGCCCTGCGCCCCTGCGGCAAGGGCCTCGTCCTCGAAGTGCTGCGCTATGCCGACGAGGTGAACAAGGCGGCGAATTATTTCCGCGACGTGGGCAATTCGAAACCCGACGCCGACCTGCTCGACCTTGCCGAAACGCTGATCGACAAGAAAAGCGGCGCGTTCGACGCGAGCGACTATCACAATCATTATGTCGACGCCTTGAAACGCGTGATCGCGAAGAAGGCGAAAACCAAGGGCAAGCGCTTACTCGAGGATGTCGAGGAACCTGGTCCGGTCGGCGGCGGCTCGAACGTCATCGACCTGATGGCGGCCTTGAAAGCATCGGTCGAGGGCAAGAAGAAGGCCGCGAC
This genomic interval from Sphingopyxis chilensis contains the following:
- the ku gene encoding non-homologous end joining protein Ku — translated: MAARAYWKGQIRLALVSIPVEIYSATKSGAAVTFRQIHEPSGKPVKYEKVVPGIGAIDHDDIVKGFELSKGNYVLLDEEEIEAVKLESKRTLELVQFVDTDAIDVLYYTKPYYVVPADELAEEAYIVLREALKRTKKVGLGQLSLRGQEQLVALRPCGKGLVLEVLRYADEVNKAANYFRDVGNSKPDADLLDLAETLIDKKSGAFDASDYHNHYVDALKRVIAKKAKTKGKRLLEDVEEPGPVGGGSNVIDLMAALKASVEGKKKAATTGTKASATKKTPAKKTAQRKRA